From the Halorhabdus utahensis DSM 12940 genome, one window contains:
- a CDS encoding TVP38/TMEM64 family protein: MEPAVRRQLGAIALVALATAGVAVFGSLDALRSVVETAVGSPLAFAAVLLAVYAVRPLVLWPVSLVSILVGYGLGIPLGVPVGLLGAVCTSLPAYLLARHAPRERGLFGRLHDRGSHVVETTGAFRGVAAARLLPLPADVISYGAGLSSVPTRAFVAGTLVGQLPWVLAGVVAGSSMRTLAVEGSAGGLPLVVGAAAVGVLVLASPVIRHIVDYDRLPSMGSSGSQ; this comes from the coding sequence ATGGAACCGGCAGTGAGACGCCAACTCGGCGCGATCGCGCTCGTCGCTCTCGCCACTGCCGGCGTCGCGGTGTTCGGCTCGCTCGACGCCCTGCGCTCGGTCGTCGAGACGGCTGTCGGGTCGCCACTCGCATTCGCTGCCGTGCTGCTTGCCGTTTACGCTGTCCGGCCGCTGGTGCTGTGGCCTGTCTCGCTGGTGTCGATCCTCGTCGGGTATGGTCTCGGCATCCCGCTTGGCGTCCCTGTTGGCCTTCTCGGGGCCGTCTGTACCTCGCTGCCGGCGTATCTGCTCGCCCGTCACGCCCCGCGTGAGCGCGGTCTCTTCGGCCGACTCCACGACCGCGGTAGCCACGTCGTCGAGACCACCGGCGCGTTCCGCGGCGTGGCGGCTGCACGACTTCTCCCCCTGCCAGCGGACGTGATCTCGTATGGGGCCGGCCTCTCCTCGGTCCCGACGCGAGCGTTCGTCGCCGGGACGCTCGTGGGTCAGCTTCCATGGGTGCTCGCGGGTGTCGTCGCCGGCAGTTCGATGCGGACGCTCGCCGTCGAGGGGAGCGCCGGCGGCCTTCCCCTGGTCGTCGGGGCTGCTGCGGTCGGTGTGCTCGTTCTTGCCAGTCCCGTGATCCGTCACATCGTCGACTACGACCGACTGCCCTCCATGGGATCGTCCGGCTCGCAGTGA
- a CDS encoding HVO_2523 family zinc finger protein codes for MEESGGRPCPRCGRPLFERHCKYVCPSHGVVYDCADTFY; via the coding sequence ATGGAAGAGTCCGGTGGCCGGCCCTGTCCACGCTGTGGTCGCCCGCTGTTCGAACGCCACTGCAAGTACGTCTGTCCAAGCCACGGCGTCGTCTACGACTGTGCGGACACCTTCTACTGA